In Pseudomonas poae, a single genomic region encodes these proteins:
- a CDS encoding aspartate aminotransferase family protein: MNMPENAPSSLASQLKLDAHWMPYTANRNFQRDPRLIVAAEGSWLTDDKGRKVYDSLSGLWTCGAGHTRKEIQEAVAKQLGTLDYSPGFQYGHPLSFQLAEKITDLTPGNLNHVFFTDSGSECADTAVKMVRAYWRLKGQATKTKMIGRARGYHGVNIAGTSLGGVNGNRKIFGQAMMDVDHLPHTLLASNAFSRGMPEQGGIALADELLKLIELHDASNIAAVFVEPMAGSAGVLVPPQGYLKRLREICDQHNILLVFDEVITGFGRTGSMFGADSFGVTPDLMCIAKQVTNGAIPMGAVIASSEIYQTFMNQATPEYAVEFPHGYTYSAHPVACAAGLAALDLLQKENLVQSVAEVAPHFENALHGLKGSKNVIDIRNYGLAGAIQIAPRDGDAIVRPFEAGMALWKAGFYVRFGGDTLQFGPTFNSKPQDLDRLFDAVGEVLNKID; this comes from the coding sequence ATGAACATGCCCGAAAACGCCCCATCGTCCCTGGCCAGCCAACTGAAGTTGGACGCGCACTGGATGCCGTACACCGCCAACCGTAACTTCCAGCGTGACCCGCGCCTGATCGTGGCCGCCGAAGGCAGCTGGTTGACGGATGACAAGGGGCGCAAGGTCTACGACTCGTTGTCGGGCCTTTGGACCTGCGGCGCCGGGCATACCCGTAAGGAAATCCAGGAGGCGGTGGCCAAGCAACTGGGCACCCTGGATTACTCGCCGGGCTTCCAATACGGTCATCCGCTGTCCTTCCAACTGGCAGAAAAGATTACCGACCTGACCCCGGGCAACCTGAATCACGTGTTCTTCACCGACTCTGGTTCCGAGTGCGCTGATACCGCGGTGAAAATGGTGCGTGCCTACTGGCGCCTAAAAGGCCAGGCCACCAAGACCAAGATGATCGGCCGCGCCCGTGGCTACCACGGTGTAAACATCGCCGGTACCAGCCTGGGTGGTGTGAACGGCAACCGTAAGATTTTTGGCCAGGCAATGATGGATGTTGACCATCTGCCCCACACCCTGCTGGCGAGCAATGCGTTCTCTCGTGGCATGCCGGAGCAGGGTGGTATTGCCTTGGCCGATGAATTGCTCAAGCTGATTGAGTTGCACGATGCTTCGAATATTGCTGCGGTGTTTGTCGAACCGATGGCGGGTTCCGCTGGCGTGCTGGTGCCGCCACAGGGTTACCTCAAGCGTCTGCGCGAGATCTGCGACCAGCACAACATTTTGCTGGTGTTCGATGAGGTGATCACCGGTTTCGGCCGTACCGGCTCGATGTTCGGTGCTGACAGCTTTGGTGTAACCCCAGACCTGATGTGCATCGCCAAGCAAGTCACCAACGGTGCAATCCCGATGGGCGCGGTCATTGCCAGCAGCGAGATCTATCAGACCTTCATGAACCAAGCCACGCCTGAGTACGCGGTGGAATTCCCACACGGCTACACCTACTCGGCGCACCCGGTAGCGTGCGCGGCTGGCCTGGCGGCATTGGACCTGTTGCAGAAGGAAAACCTGGTGCAGAGCGTAGCCGAAGTCGCGCCGCACTTTGAGAATGCGCTGCATGGCTTGAAGGGCAGCAAGAACGTAATCGACATTCGCAACTATGGCCTGGCCGGTGCGATCCAGATTGCCCCGCGTGACGGCGATGCCATCGTGCGTCCATTCGAGGCTGGCATGGCTTTGTGGAAGGCCGGGTTCTACGTGCGCTTTGGCGGCGACACGCTGCAGTTTGGGCCAACCTTCAACAGCAAGCCGCAGGACCTGGATCGTCTGTTCGACGCGGTCGGCGAAGTGCTGAACAAGATCGACTGA
- a CDS encoding SDR family oxidoreductase — MSTPKTALIIGASRGLGLGLVKQLLQDGWDVTATVRDPSKADALKAVGPVKIEKLDMDDQQAVIALSQRLKDRTFDLLFVNAGVKGPANQEPGHATLAEVGQLFFTNAVAPINLAQRFVGQIRKDSGVLAFMSSVLGSVTIPDGSDLALYKASKAALNSMTNSFITQLGDQKLTVLSLHPGWVKTDMGGENAHIDVDTSVRGLVDQVNAYTGKGGHHFVDYKGDTIAW, encoded by the coding sequence ATGTCTACGCCAAAAACCGCACTGATCATCGGCGCCTCGCGCGGGCTGGGCCTTGGCCTGGTCAAGCAATTGCTCCAGGACGGCTGGGACGTGACCGCCACCGTACGAGACCCGAGTAAAGCCGATGCCCTGAAAGCCGTCGGGCCAGTGAAGATCGAGAAACTCGACATGGACGATCAGCAAGCCGTGATCGCCCTGAGCCAGCGCCTCAAGGACCGCACCTTCGACCTGTTGTTCGTCAACGCCGGCGTCAAAGGCCCCGCGAATCAGGAACCTGGCCACGCCACCCTGGCGGAAGTCGGCCAACTGTTTTTCACCAACGCCGTGGCACCGATCAACCTGGCCCAGCGGTTCGTCGGGCAGATCCGCAAAGACAGCGGCGTGCTGGCGTTCATGAGTTCGGTACTGGGCAGCGTGACCATCCCCGATGGCTCGGACTTGGCGCTGTACAAGGCCAGCAAGGCCGCACTCAACTCCATGACCAACAGTTTCATTACCCAATTGGGTGATCAAAAATTGACCGTGTTGTCGCTGCATCCGGGCTGGGTGAAAACCGACATGGGCGGCGAAAACGCGCATATCGACGTGGACACCAGCGTGCGTGGCCTGGTAGATCAAGTGAATGCCTACACCGGTAAAGGCGGCCACCACTTCGTGGACTACAAGGGCGACACCATCGCCTGGTAA
- a CDS encoding LysR family transcriptional regulator produces the protein MSSRRPDPLAQVSDFDIRLLRIFRSVVECGGFSAAETVLGIGRSAISQQMSDLEQRLGLRLCQRGRAGFSLTEEGREVYQSALQLLSALESFRTEVNGLHQHLRGELIIGLTDNLVTLPHMRITHALAQLKERGPDVQIQIRMIAPNEVEQGVLDGRLHVGVVPQASALSGLEYQPLYSERSLLYCAVGHPLFYADNKQLDDTRIDSQDAIAPTFRLPADIQAHYQALNCTASASDREGMAFLILTGRYIGYLPDHYASLWVQQGRLRALKPATRFYDLSLASVTRKGRRPHLVLESFLESLAATR, from the coding sequence ATGAGCAGCCGTCGACCCGATCCACTGGCCCAAGTCAGCGACTTCGACATACGCCTGTTGCGCATCTTTCGCAGCGTGGTGGAGTGCGGTGGTTTCTCGGCGGCAGAAACCGTGCTTGGCATCGGTCGTTCGGCGATCAGCCAGCAAATGAGTGATCTTGAGCAACGCCTCGGCTTAAGACTCTGCCAACGCGGGCGCGCTGGGTTTTCCCTGACCGAAGAAGGCCGCGAGGTCTACCAATCCGCCCTGCAGCTATTAAGCGCCCTGGAAAGTTTCCGCACCGAGGTCAACGGCCTGCACCAGCATTTGCGCGGCGAGTTGATCATCGGCCTCACGGACAACCTCGTCACCCTGCCCCACATGCGCATCACTCACGCGTTGGCACAGTTGAAGGAGCGCGGCCCGGACGTGCAAATCCAGATCCGCATGATCGCCCCCAACGAAGTGGAACAAGGTGTGCTCGACGGTCGACTGCACGTCGGCGTGGTGCCGCAAGCCAGTGCCCTGTCAGGACTGGAATATCAACCGCTGTACAGCGAACGCTCATTGCTCTACTGCGCGGTCGGCCACCCTCTGTTTTATGCCGACAACAAACAACTGGACGACACGCGTATCGACAGCCAGGACGCCATCGCCCCCACCTTCCGCTTGCCAGCCGACATCCAGGCGCACTACCAGGCCCTCAACTGCACCGCCAGTGCATCTGACCGCGAAGGCATGGCGTTCCTGATCCTCACTGGCCGCTACATCGGCTACCTGCCCGATCACTACGCCAGCCTATGGGTGCAACAAGGCCGACTGCGTGCGCTGAAACCGGCTACACGTTTTTACGATTTAAGCCTCGCATCGGTCACACGCAAGGGCCGCCGCCCCCATTTGGTGCTGGAAAGTTTCCTGGAAAGCCTCGCGGCAACCCGCTAA
- a CDS encoding YigZ family protein, giving the protein MSFTLTGLCEFREEIRKSRFITLAAPITSPQDAQAFFEQHSDLNATHNCWAWKLADQYRSNDDGEPGGTAGRPILAAIEAQGFDQVAVLVIRWYGGIQLGTGGLARAYGGGANKCLQNAERIELISRVPLSCACSFSELNLVKLRVAELGGLVVEETFTANGVELQLALGEAHIDTLQTQLADLSRGRILLQR; this is encoded by the coding sequence ATGTCTTTCACGCTGACCGGCCTTTGCGAATTTCGTGAAGAAATACGCAAAAGCCGCTTTATCACCCTTGCCGCCCCGATCACCAGCCCGCAAGACGCCCAGGCGTTTTTCGAGCAGCACAGTGACCTGAACGCCACGCACAACTGCTGGGCTTGGAAACTCGCGGACCAATACCGCAGCAATGACGATGGAGAGCCCGGTGGCACGGCGGGTCGACCAATCCTGGCGGCCATCGAGGCGCAAGGTTTTGACCAGGTCGCGGTACTGGTCATTCGCTGGTACGGCGGCATCCAACTCGGCACCGGTGGCCTGGCCCGCGCCTACGGGGGTGGCGCGAACAAATGCCTGCAAAACGCTGAACGCATCGAACTGATCAGCCGGGTGCCGTTGAGCTGCGCCTGCAGTTTCTCCGAATTGAATCTGGTAAAACTGCGTGTCGCCGAACTGGGTGGGCTGGTGGTGGAGGAAACCTTTACCGCCAATGGCGTCGAACTGCAGCTTGCCTTGGGTGAAGCACATATCGACACCTTGCAAACTCAACTCGCCGACCTCAGCCGTGGGCGTATCCTGTTACAACGCTGA
- a CDS encoding TetR family transcriptional regulator, which produces MSLEVPAHSNPTGKPASRIRQKNEQAILQAAEDEFARHGYKGTSMNTIAASAGLPKANLHYYFTNKLGLYIAVLSNILELWDSTFNALTAEDDPAIALSRYIRTKMEFSRRHPQASRIFAMEIISGGECLTEYFSQDYRAWFSGRAAVFQAWIEAGKMDPVDPVHLIFLLWGSTQHYADFATQICRVTGRTKLTKQDMEDAGNNLIHIILKGCGVKPAL; this is translated from the coding sequence ATGAGCCTCGAAGTTCCTGCCCACAGCAACCCCACCGGAAAACCCGCCAGCCGTATTCGGCAAAAGAACGAACAAGCGATCCTCCAGGCTGCTGAAGACGAATTCGCGCGCCATGGCTACAAAGGCACCAGCATGAACACCATTGCTGCCAGTGCCGGGCTGCCAAAAGCCAACTTGCATTACTACTTCACCAATAAGTTGGGGCTGTATATCGCGGTGCTCAGCAATATCCTCGAACTGTGGGACAGCACCTTCAACGCGCTGACCGCCGAGGACGATCCCGCCATCGCCTTGAGTCGCTATATCCGCACCAAGATGGAGTTTTCGCGACGTCATCCCCAAGCCTCGCGGATCTTCGCCATGGAGATCATCAGCGGCGGCGAATGCCTGACCGAATATTTCAGCCAGGACTATCGTGCCTGGTTCAGCGGCCGTGCCGCGGTGTTCCAAGCCTGGATAGAAGCCGGCAAGATGGACCCAGTCGACCCGGTGCACCTGATCTTCCTGTTGTGGGGCAGCACCCAGCATTACGCCGACTTCGCCACCCAAATCTGCCGCGTCACTGGCCGTACCAAGCTGACCAAGCAGGATATGGAAGACGCCGGCAACAACCTGATCCACATCATTCTCAAAGGCTGTGGCGTCAAGCCGGCCCTATAA
- a CDS encoding 8-oxoguanine deaminase, protein MPATRIWLKNPLAIFTANGLDARGGLVLQDGVITEVLGWGQEPSVPCGQIFDAREHVILPGLINTHHHFYQTLTRAWAPVVNQPLFPWLKTLYPVWARLTPEKLALATKVALAELLLSGCTTAADHHYLFPDGLENAIDVQVQSVRELGMRAMLTRGSMSLGEADGGLPPQQTVQQGQVILDDSQRLIHEYHQRGNGAQIQIALAPCSPFSVTPEIMRASAELAEKLDVRLHTHLAETLDEEDFCLQRFGLRTVDYLDSVGWLGPRTWLAHGIHFNPDEIARLGDAGTGICHCPSSNMRLASGICPTLDLLAAGAPIGLGVDGSASNDASNMILEARQALYIQRLRYGAEKITPEGVLGWATKGSAQLLGRTDIGELAVGKQADLALFKLDELRFSGSHDPISALLLCGADRADRVMVAGKWRVIDGQVEGLDLKGLIADHTQAAKALIAGT, encoded by the coding sequence ATGCCTGCGACCCGTATCTGGTTAAAAAACCCCCTCGCGATTTTCACTGCCAATGGTCTCGATGCCCGTGGTGGATTGGTGCTGCAAGACGGTGTGATCACTGAAGTGCTCGGCTGGGGACAAGAACCCTCGGTGCCTTGCGGGCAAATTTTCGACGCCCGCGAACATGTGATCCTGCCGGGCCTGATCAACACCCACCACCACTTCTACCAAACCCTGACCCGCGCCTGGGCGCCGGTGGTCAATCAGCCGCTGTTCCCCTGGCTGAAAACCCTGTACCCGGTCTGGGCGCGCCTCACCCCGGAAAAACTCGCCCTCGCCACCAAAGTCGCGCTGGCTGAACTGCTGCTTTCGGGCTGCACCACGGCCGCCGACCACCATTACTTGTTTCCCGATGGTTTGGAAAATGCGATCGATGTTCAGGTGCAAAGCGTGCGTGAACTGGGCATGCGCGCCATGCTTACCCGCGGCTCCATGAGCCTGGGCGAAGCCGATGGTGGCCTGCCGCCGCAACAAACCGTGCAGCAAGGCCAGGTGATCCTCGACGACAGCCAGCGTCTGATCCACGAATACCATCAACGTGGCAACGGCGCGCAAATCCAAATCGCGCTGGCGCCCTGCTCACCGTTTTCCGTCACCCCGGAAATCATGCGCGCCAGTGCCGAACTGGCCGAAAAACTCGACGTGCGCCTGCACACGCACCTGGCAGAGACCCTGGACGAAGAAGACTTCTGCCTGCAACGCTTCGGCCTGCGCACCGTCGACTACCTTGACAGCGTCGGCTGGCTCGGCCCACGCACTTGGCTGGCCCATGGCATTCACTTCAACCCGGACGAAATTGCGCGCCTGGGCGATGCCGGCACCGGTATCTGCCATTGCCCAAGCTCGAACATGCGCTTGGCCTCCGGCATCTGCCCGACCCTGGACCTGCTCGCCGCCGGTGCGCCTATCGGTTTGGGCGTGGACGGCTCAGCCTCCAACGATGCGTCGAACATGATCCTTGAAGCACGCCAGGCCCTGTACATCCAGCGCTTGCGCTACGGCGCAGAAAAGATCACCCCCGAAGGCGTGCTGGGCTGGGCAACGAAGGGCTCAGCGCAGTTACTGGGCCGTACGGACATCGGTGAGTTGGCTGTAGGAAAGCAAGCCGACTTGGCGCTGTTCAAGCTGGATGAGCTGCGCTTCTCGGGTAGCCATGATCCGATTTCTGCGCTGCTGCTGTGCGGTGCAGACCGGGCGGACCGGGTGATGGTGGCGGGTAAATGGCGGGTGATTGACGGCCAAGTGGAAGGCCTGGACCTGAAAGGCTTGATTGCTGATCACACCCAAGCGGCAAAAGCCTTGATCGCAGGAACTTGA
- a CDS encoding purine permease, with the protein MPPESSSNSDLIYGLNDRPKPAPALLAALQHVLAAFVGIITPPLIIGSTLGLTAHLPYLISMALMVSGVGTFIQARRPFGIGAGMICLQGTSFAFLGAVLSAGFLVKQRGGSPEDIMAMIFGVCFFGALVQIVLSRFIGQLRRVITPLVTGIVITLIGISLIKVGITDLGGGFNAPDFGAPTNLALGVFVVLTIILLNRSNTPWVRLSAIIIGLALGSLAAWFSGKLVPQALPDLPLVSLPIPFRFGFNFDWSAFLPIALIYLISSIETVGDLTANCMIARQPISGPSYISRLKGGVLGDGVSCMIAATFSAFPNTTFAQNNGVIQLTGVASRYVGLYIGVVLFCLGLFPLIGAVLQQIPKPVLGGATLVMFGSVAAAGVRILAQAPLDRRSMLIIATSFGVGLGIAAQPNLLHLMPTLVQNLFDSAITSGGLTAIVLCLLLPEAKASPIAANHTSESDTLEPL; encoded by the coding sequence ATGCCACCAGAATCGTCCAGCAACAGCGACCTGATCTACGGACTCAACGACCGACCAAAACCCGCGCCTGCCTTATTGGCCGCACTGCAACATGTGCTGGCCGCTTTCGTGGGCATCATTACTCCGCCATTGATCATCGGCTCCACCTTGGGCCTCACCGCCCACTTACCCTACTTGATCAGCATGGCGCTGATGGTCTCCGGCGTCGGCACCTTCATCCAGGCGCGTAGGCCGTTTGGCATCGGCGCCGGGATGATCTGCCTGCAAGGCACCAGCTTCGCGTTCCTCGGCGCAGTATTGTCGGCGGGCTTCCTGGTGAAGCAACGTGGCGGCAGCCCGGAAGACATCATGGCGATGATCTTCGGCGTGTGCTTTTTCGGCGCTTTGGTGCAGATCGTGTTGAGCCGCTTCATCGGCCAACTGCGCCGGGTGATCACACCGTTGGTGACCGGGATTGTGATTACCCTCATCGGCATCAGCCTGATCAAAGTGGGCATCACTGACCTGGGCGGCGGTTTCAACGCGCCCGACTTTGGCGCGCCCACCAACCTGGCATTGGGCGTGTTCGTGGTGTTGACGATCATCCTGCTCAACCGCTCCAACACCCCCTGGGTACGGCTCTCGGCGATCATCATCGGCCTGGCCCTTGGCAGCCTGGCGGCTTGGTTCAGCGGCAAGCTCGTACCCCAAGCCCTGCCCGACCTGCCGCTGGTCAGCCTGCCAATCCCCTTTCGCTTCGGATTCAACTTCGACTGGAGCGCTTTCCTACCGATCGCACTGATTTACCTGATCAGCAGTATCGAAACCGTCGGCGACCTCACCGCCAATTGCATGATCGCCCGCCAGCCCATCAGCGGCCCCTCTTATATAAGCCGGCTCAAGGGTGGCGTATTGGGTGATGGCGTCAGTTGCATGATCGCCGCCACATTCAGCGCCTTCCCAAACACCACATTTGCCCAGAACAACGGCGTGATCCAACTCACCGGCGTGGCCAGCCGTTACGTCGGCTTATACATCGGCGTGGTGCTGTTTTGCCTCGGCTTGTTTCCGTTGATTGGCGCAGTGCTGCAGCAAATCCCCAAGCCCGTTCTGGGCGGCGCAACCCTGGTGATGTTCGGCAGTGTGGCCGCTGCCGGTGTGCGTATCCTGGCCCAGGCGCCGTTGGACCGTCGCAGCATGTTGATCATCGCCACTTCCTTTGGCGTCGGCCTGGGCATCGCCGCCCAACCGAACCTGCTGCACCTGATGCCAACCCTGGTGCAGAATCTGTTCGATTCGGCCATCACCAGCGGCGGCCTGACGGCCATTGTGCTGTGCCTGTTATTACCGGAGGCCAAGGCCAGCCCCATTGCCGCAAACCACACATCGGAAAGCGACACACTCGAACCGCTTTGA
- the mmsA gene encoding CoA-acylating methylmalonate-semialdehyde dehydrogenase: MSLIQHLINGELVNDSGRSADVYNPSTGQVIHQVPLASRETIQQAIDSAKAAFPAWRNTPPAKRAQVMFRFKQLLEQNEARISQLISEEHGKTLEDAAGELKRGIENVEYACSAPEILKGEYSRNVGPNIDAWSDFQPLGVVAGITPFNFPAMVPLWMYPLAIVCGNCFILKPSERDPSSTLLIAQLLQEAGLPKGVLSVVHGDKGAVDALIEAPEVKALSFVGSTPIAEYIYSEATKRGKRVQALGGAKNHAVLMPDADLDNAVSALMGAAYGSCGERCMAISVAVCVGDQVADALIAKLVPQVKALKIGAGTSCGLDMGPLVTGQARDKVSGYIEDGVAAGAELVVDGRGLSIAGHEEGFFLGGSLFDRVTPEMRIYKEEIFGPVLCVVRVNSLEAAMQLINDHEYGNGTCIFTRDGEAARLFCDEIEVGMVGVNVPLPVPVAYHSFGGWKRSLFGDLHAYGPDGVRFYTRRKAITQRWPQRASHEASQFAFPSL, encoded by the coding sequence ATGAGCCTTATCCAGCATTTGATCAACGGTGAGTTGGTCAATGACAGCGGCCGTAGTGCCGATGTGTACAACCCGTCCACCGGCCAAGTGATTCACCAGGTGCCGTTGGCCAGTCGCGAAACTATTCAGCAGGCTATCGACTCGGCCAAGGCTGCGTTTCCGGCGTGGCGTAATACCCCGCCGGCCAAGCGTGCCCAGGTGATGTTTCGTTTCAAGCAATTGCTGGAGCAAAACGAAGCGCGTATCTCGCAGTTGATCAGCGAAGAGCACGGCAAGACGCTGGAGGACGCGGCGGGTGAATTGAAGCGCGGGATCGAGAACGTTGAGTACGCGTGTTCGGCGCCGGAGATTCTGAAGGGTGAATACAGCCGTAACGTAGGACCGAACATTGATGCGTGGTCGGATTTCCAGCCGCTGGGCGTGGTGGCCGGTATTACGCCGTTCAACTTCCCGGCGATGGTGCCGCTGTGGATGTACCCGCTGGCGATCGTTTGCGGTAACTGTTTCATCTTGAAACCTTCGGAGCGCGATCCAAGTTCGACGCTGCTGATTGCACAACTGTTGCAGGAAGCCGGTCTGCCTAAGGGTGTGCTGAGCGTGGTGCACGGTGACAAAGGCGCGGTGGATGCGCTGATCGAAGCGCCGGAGGTGAAGGCGCTGAGTTTTGTGGGCTCGACACCGATTGCCGAGTACATCTATTCCGAAGCCACCAAGCGCGGCAAACGCGTGCAAGCCCTGGGCGGTGCGAAGAACCATGCGGTGTTGATGCCGGATGCAGACCTCGATAACGCGGTCAGTGCCTTGATGGGCGCAGCCTATGGTTCGTGCGGAGAGCGTTGCATGGCGATCTCGGTGGCCGTCTGCGTGGGCGACCAGGTAGCGGATGCGTTGATCGCCAAGCTGGTGCCGCAGGTCAAGGCGCTGAAGATCGGTGCCGGCACTTCTTGCGGCCTGGATATGGGGCCGTTGGTGACGGGGCAGGCGCGGGACAAGGTCAGTGGCTATATCGAAGACGGTGTGGCGGCGGGGGCTGAGTTGGTGGTTGATGGGCGTGGCTTGAGCATTGCCGGACATGAGGAAGGTTTCTTCCTGGGTGGCAGCCTGTTTGATCGCGTAACGCCTGAGATGCGCATCTATAAAGAAGAGATCTTCGGGCCAGTGCTGTGCGTGGTGCGGGTGAATAGCCTGGAAGCGGCGATGCAGCTGATCAACGATCATGAATACGGCAACGGTACTTGCATCTTTACTCGTGACGGTGAAGCGGCGCGTCTGTTCTGTGACGAGATTGAAGTGGGCATGGTGGGCGTGAACGTTCCACTGCCGGTGCCGGTGGCCTATCACAGCTTCGGTGGCTGGAAGCGCTCCCTGTTTGGCGACTTGCACGCTTATGGGCCGGATGGTGTGCGTTTCTATACCCGTCGCAAGGCGATCACTCAGCGTTGGCCGCAGCGGGCCAGCCATGAGGCCTCGCAGTTCGCGTTCCCTAGCTTGTAA